TTGCCTTCCAGCGCTAGCTGCGCCCCAGCCAGCGCCCGCAGACCGGGCGTGCCGGCACCCGAACGCAGACCACGCTCCAGCACTGTCGCGCGTGGCATTTCGCTGCTGTACACCGCGTGCAGGCCCGAGGCCGCCAGCCGGGCAGGCAATTCACCCAGCAAGAAGGGCTCGGAGAGCAGCACGTCCGGCCCGATCACCGCAACGCTGCGTTTACTGGCCGCGCTGAGTTCGGGCGCCGCTTCACGTGCCGGCGTCAGCAGGGGCCGGTGCCGGTCAAGCGCGCGCCTCACCACACCCGGATTGTGGATGAGGTGGGTACCGAGCTCCGCGGCGGCGCCGGCAGCGGCCTGTCCACTTTCGGGAACACTGAGCAGGTTGGGCAGGCTGCTGACCCGCTGCGAGAGAACGTCCACGAACGCCTCACCCCAGGGATCGCCTTCGATGCCCTCCAGTTGCGGCAGTACGATCAGGTCGGCCTGACCGAGCTCCAGGATTCGTCCCAGGGCGAGCTGTACGTGCGGTGGCTCACCCGCGAGGCTTTCTTGTCCCAGGGCGTAGGCTTCGCTTTTGGGCATGCTGCCCTGCACGACGCCCACACCCAGGTCGTTGAGGTAAGGCTCCCAAAAACGCCTGTAGCGCGAGCCAAGGGTGTCGAGTAAACCAACATTCATCAAGACAGTGTAGAGGGCAAAGCGGCCCGGACATAGGGCGCCGGGCTGCTGATGTGCTGATGCTCAGCTGGGAGCACGGAAGCGGGAAATGCCGCTTTCCCAGAGTGACCGGGCGCTCAGGTAAAGTCACCTGGCCCTCGCCGGTAATCACCCGACTTACCGCCGCTTTTGGCCAGCAGCCGGACATCGGTGATCTCGATGGCCTTGCTGGCCGCCTTGAGCATGTCGTAGACGTTCAGGGCCGCACTCATCACGGCAGTCAGCGCCTCCATCTCGACCCCGGTAGGGCCTACGGTGCGTACAGTGGCGGTGATGTGCACGCCCTCTTCATGGAGCTGCACGCTCACGTCAATTCCCGTGATGGGCAGCGGATGACACAGCAGCACCAGATCGGCCGTGCGCTTGGCCCCACCGATGGCCGCCAGCCGCGCCACCACGAGGGGGTCACCTTTCTTGTTGCCCCCGATCAGCGCCGCACGCGCCTCGGGGGGCAGCCGGACCCAGGCTTCGGCCGTCGCGCTGCGGGAGGTGGCCTGCTTGTCGCTCACGTCCACCATGCGCGGCTGCCCGCCCTGAAAGTGGGTCAGGGCCGCGCCAGCCTCGCTCACCGGGCGTCCTCACTCATCAGGCAGTTCCAGACCCTTGAGGGCCGCAAAGGGCGAAGAAGTGGCATGCGGAGCATCCTCCTCGACGGGAACGCGCGCAGCGTGTTCGCAGGTCTGCTCGTTGAGGTCGGTTCCGCACACCTGGCAGAGCCCTTTGCAGTCCGGGTCATGCAGCACGCTGAGTGGCCCTTCCATGATGGCGACTTCGGCCAGGTAGGCGCTGAGATCAAGCGAGGGGTCACCGAAGAGCAGCACCTCTTCTCCGCTCTCGGCTTCAGCGATGTGCGGCGCTTCCACGCCGGGACTGTAGCGCAGGAGCATGCCGAGTTTCAGCTTCTGAGGAAACTCGACGGGTCGCAGGCAGCGGGCACACTCGAGCAGCAGGGTCGGCTCGAAGCGGCCCGAGAGCCAGAAGTCTTCCCCGCCGATGGAATTGGCGCTCAGGTCATAAAGAGCGGGTCGAGCGAAAGTCAGTACCTGCTCCTGGCCTCCCTGCTCATAGCGCAGTTCGGGAACCTCGCCACGGCTGCCGGTGTCACCCTGGGTGCGCAGCAGGCTGGACATGTTCAATACGGGTGCAGAAGTGGTCATCCTGGCATGATAAAGCCTGCCTGTACGCAACATGCCGCCACGCATTCCAATAGCGCGAGGGTGTATATTCAAATTTTCGAATATTCATGCACACAATAAAAGAACGTCTGACAGGAAATAAATCCGTATCAGTCCTGATACATTGAATATATGGATATCGCTCTTCTCGGCATTCCCATGGACCTCGGCGCCGGTCGGCGCGGGGTGGACATGGGTCCCAGCGCCCTGCGCAACGCCCGGCTTTCCCGCACGCTGCGCGACATCGGTCATCGCGTCAGCGACCTGGGCGACGTTCCGGTACCCTTGCCCGAAACGAGGGACAAGCACGAGGAAAGCGGCCTGATCTTTCTGGAGCCGATTCTGCAGGCCTGCACCGCGGCAGGGCAGCAACTCGCCATGCTTGGAGAAGAAGTCTTTCCCATCAGCATGGGTGGCGACCACTCGATCAGCGTGGGTACGGTCACCGGCGCGGCACGCAGCCAGCGCAGCGGCCTGATCTGGGTCGACGCCCACACTGACTTCAACACGCCCGCCTCCAGCCCCAGCGGCAACATTCATGGCATGCCCGTGGCGCACCTCGTGGGCCTGGGAGATGCCCAGCTCAACAGCATCGGTGGAGGCTGGCACATGCGGCCCGAGGACATCGTGATGATCGGCATTCGCAGCGTGGACCGCCGTGAACGCGACCTGGTGCGTGAGCAGGGCATCACGGTCTACACCATGAAAGAAGTCGATCAGCTGGGCATAAGCCGCATCGCCGAGGAAACGCTGGAGCGCCTCGGGTCCCTCCCCCGCCTGCACGTGTCCTTTGACGCCGA
The Deinococcus peraridilitoris DSM 19664 genome window above contains:
- the moaC gene encoding cyclic pyranopterin monophosphate synthase MoaC; the encoded protein is MVDVSDKQATSRSATAEAWVRLPPEARAALIGGNKKGDPLVVARLAAIGGAKRTADLVLLCHPLPITGIDVSVQLHEEGVHITATVRTVGPTGVEMEALTAVMSAALNVYDMLKAASKAIEITDVRLLAKSGGKSGDYRRGPGDFT
- a CDS encoding DUF177 domain-containing protein translates to MTTSAPVLNMSSLLRTQGDTGSRGEVPELRYEQGGQEQVLTFARPALYDLSANSIGGEDFWLSGRFEPTLLLECARCLRPVEFPQKLKLGMLLRYSPGVEAPHIAEAESGEEVLLFGDPSLDLSAYLAEVAIMEGPLSVLHDPDCKGLCQVCGTDLNEQTCEHAARVPVEEDAPHATSSPFAALKGLELPDE
- the rocF gene encoding arginase — encoded protein: MDIALLGIPMDLGAGRRGVDMGPSALRNARLSRTLRDIGHRVSDLGDVPVPLPETRDKHEESGLIFLEPILQACTAAGQQLAMLGEEVFPISMGGDHSISVGTVTGAARSQRSGLIWVDAHTDFNTPASSPSGNIHGMPVAHLVGLGDAQLNSIGGGWHMRPEDIVMIGIRSVDRRERDLVREQGITVYTMKEVDQLGISRIAEETLERLGSLPRLHVSFDADALDPSLAPGVGTPVPGGLTYREAHLLMELLSESGRVTSMDIVEVNPALDHQNQTAHVMVGMAASLLGKRIL